The Bombus pascuorum chromosome 11, iyBomPasc1.1, whole genome shotgun sequence genome has a window encoding:
- the LOC132911693 gene encoding protein yellow-like, whose product MVRLLSFILILGFLYCATGGELEVAFQWKYLDWTWPNVHLTGRNQTLGNAFTQDVDIDRYGRVFVTSPQWLDGVPISLSLVTTASGFGGPLLIPYPDWTWHTPYSCDSIISVYRLAIDECNRLWVVDTGRIRGNAVCPSKILIFDLANDQLVHKYVVPDDQVLHGKAALVTPIVDVGKTCFDTYLYVADVDQNGLLIYDLYHDYSWRVNNTRGNAFGPDDDAMNITIAGESFDLTDGTLGMSLSPIGFFDERYLYFNSLASYRQKFTSTYSLKQSKYNEPIVFESNYKRASQAGVQATSRRGVIFFQLVQLTAVACWNIEKPFTPENVVVIAQDEETLQYVSGIKVIRNRQGEEELWFNTNRLQKTINMTLKPTETNFRIIRGKVDDIIRGTNCEPSGIKHRFPDTNFWHRI is encoded by the exons AGGCGGAGAACTAGAAGTTGCTTTTCAATGGAAATATTTGGATTGGACCTGGCCGAATGTTCATTTGACGGGAAGAAATCAAACGCTGGGTAACGCGTTTACCCAGGATGTGGACATCGATAGATATGGTCGTGTGTTCGTAACAAGTCCTCAGTGGTTGGATGGTGTACCGATTAGCTTGTCGTTGGTAACGACTGCCTCTGGTTTCGGTGGTCCTTTACTGATCCCGTATCCTGATTGGACCTGGCACACGCCATACAGTTGTGACAGCATAATATCTGTGTATAGGTTGGCG ATAGACGAATGCAATCGTTTGTGGGTTGTGGATACTGGTCGCATCAGAGGAAATGCTGTTTGTCCTTCGAAAATATTGATCTTCGATCTTGCGAACGATCAGTTGGTCCATAAATACGTGGTTCCGGATGATCAAGTGCTGCACGGGAAGGCAGCATTAGTTACGCCAATCGTCGATGTCGGAAAAACATGTTTCGATACTTATCTCTACGTGGCGGATGTGGATCAAAATGGCCTACTGATTTATGACTTATATCACGATTATTCATGGCGAGTAAACAACACGCGCGGCAATGCTTTTGGTCCGGATGACGATGCCATGAACATTACGATCGCTGGAGAATCGTTCGATTTAACGGATGGTACTCTCGGAATGTCATTGTCACCAATTGGATTTTTCGACGAAAG GTACCTTTACTTCAATTCGTTGGCCAGCTATCGGCAAAAGTTTACGAGTACCTACTCTTTAAAGCAAAGTAAATACAACGAACCAATAGTGTTCGAATCGAATTATAAGAGAGCAAGCCAAGCGGGTGTTCAAGCAACGTCGCGAAGAGgcgtaatatttttccaattagTCCAATTAACGGCAGTCGCTTGTTGGAACATTGAGAAACCATTTACACCGGAAAACGTCGTGGTAATTGCTCAAGATGAGGAGACGCTGCAGTACGTGAGTGGCATTAAAGTAATTAGAAACAGACAGGGTGAAGAAGAGTTGTGGTTCAACACAAACAGGTTACAAAAGACGATAAACATGACACTGAAACCTACTGAAACGAATTTCCGTATAATCAGAGGGAAAGTCGATGATATTATCCGAGGGACGAATTGCGAGCCTTCTGGCATAAAACACAGATTTCCGGATACCAACTTCTGGCACCGGATATGA